The sequence below is a genomic window from Streptomyces sp. NBC_00289.
AGGCCCTTGCGGGGGTTCTGGCCGGTCGCGCCGATCACCGCCTGGGCGACCTCGCCGACCTCCTCCGAGAGTTTCAGGATGCGGAGGAGGAGGCCTTCCGAGCCGTCGACCGGGCGGTTGGTGTCCAGCCAGGTGTGCAGGTCGTCGACGGAGGTCCAGAGGTCGGTGTCCGCGGTGGTGCTGGGAGGGGTGGCCCGGTCGGTCATCCGGGCAGCTTTTCATGACGCCGCGCGCGCGGACCACCGTGCCGGGCGTCGCGACGGGGCGAACGTCGCCGTCGCGGGCCTAGTCCCGGTACAGCGCAGCCTCCTCGTCGAACAGGGCCTCCTGCTCGCCCTCCTCCGCCTTGCGCAGGCGCTTGTTGCGGGCGCCCACCACCAGGGCCGTCGCCAGGCCGGTCACCGCGAAGGCCGCCGGGACCATCCAGCTGCGGTTGACCGCGTGGCCGAGGGCGTGGTCCAGGGAGAGGCGGCCGGGGCCGGTGATCGCGAGGCCGGCCGCCGTCAGGCCGAGGGCCGCCGCGTACTCGTAGCCGCCGCTCTGGTTGAAGAAGCCGTTCGGGGCGTGCACCGCCGCCGCTCCCGTCATCGCGCCGGCCGCCGCCGCGCCGGCCGCCGGGGTCGCCAGGCCCAGCGCCAGCAGGGTGCCGCCGCCGGCCTCGGCCAGGCCCGCCGCCGTCGCGCTCGCCTTGCCGGGCGCGTAGCCGACGGACTCGAAGAACTGGCCCGTCCCCTCCAGACCGTGTCCGCCGAACCAGCCGAAGAGTTTCTGCGCGCCGTGTGCCGCGAGGACTCCGCCGGTGCCCAGCCGGAGCAGCAGCAGGCCCAGATCACGTCGGTCGAATGTGGTCACGATGACTCCCGGTGCAGACAGCAGGAACTGTGGACATTCCCCTCCCGCGTTTCCACCGTCGCACTTCTGACACCCGGTGGCCGGTCCGGGCCGCCGTTCGGGTGGCGGAGTCCGTCGGGCGGTGCGAGTCTGACCGGCATGACGATTCAGACCGCCAGACTCAGCGACCCGGCCGTCCGCGCCTTCGTCAGCGCCGTCAACGCCCATGACCGGGACCGTTTCCTGGCGTTGCTCGCCCCTGACGCGACGATGGCGGACGACGGTTCCGACCGTGAGCTCACCGACTGGATTGACCGGGAGATCTTCTCCTCGCACGGTCATCTGGAGGTCGACAGGGAGTCCCAGGGCGGCCGTGCCCTCCTCGCCCGCTACAGCAACGACACCTGGGGCGAGATGCGGACCCGCTGGAGCTTCACCGTCGGGGACGACGGCAGGATCTCGCGGTTCGAGACCGGTCAGGCGTGAACAGAGCGTCGTGACCGTCGTACGGCTCCCGCACACCCCTTGCGCTGGAGTGCGCTTCACCACCTAGCGTCGGTCGTCATGGAGACCACCAGGACACTGGGACGCGGCCGTATCGACGTCAGCCCCCTCGGATTCGGCTGCTGGGCCATCGGGGGCGAGTGGCAGGACGCCGGCGGACAGCCGCTGGGCTGGGGAAAGGTCGACGACGACGAGTCCGTACGGGCGATCCACCGCGCCCTCGACCTCGGTGTCACCTTCTTCGACACCGCCGACGTCTACGGCACCGGGCACAGCGAGCGCGTGCTCGGCCGGGCCCTCGGCAAGCGGCGGGCCGATGTCGTCGTCGCCACCAAGTGGGGCAACCTCTTCGACGAGGGGACCCGGACCCTCACCGGGCAGGACGCCTCCCCGGGGCACGCGCGCGCCGCTCTCACCGCCTCGCTCGGCCGGCTCGGCACCGACCACGTCGATCTCTACCAGCTGCACCTCTCCGACGCCCACCCGGAGCAGGCGGCCCGACTGCGGGAGGCCTGCGAGGAGTTCGTGCGCGAGGGGCTGATACGGGCGTACGCGTGGAGCACCGACGATCCCGACCGCGCGGCCGTGTTCGCCGAGGGGGCGCACTGCGCCGCCGTACAGCACGCGCTGAACGTGCTGCGGGACGCGCCCGCGATGATCGCGCTGTGCGAGGAGTCGGGGCTCGCGAGCATCAACCGCAGTCCGCTGGCGATGGGGCTGCTGGCCGGGAAGCGCCGAGCGCGGCAGGCGCTGGAGCCGGGGGACATCCGCAGCCGGCCGCCGGCCTGGCTGGAGGGGTTCGAGGACGGCACCGGGGCCGATCCGGAATGGCTGGGCCGGATCGACGCCCTCAGGGAGATCCTCACCAGCGGCGGCCGCACCCTCGCCCAGGGCGCTCTCGCCTGGATCTGGGCACGCAGTCCGCGCACCGTGCCGATTCCCGGGTTCCGTTCCGTCGCGCAGGCCGAGGAGAACGCGGGCGCGATCGCGAAGGGGCCGCTCACCGCTGAGCAGTCGGCCGAGATCGACCGGATACTCGGGCGGTGAACGGCCCCACGGGCTGACCGGTCAGGACCGTACGGCCTGCTCGGTCAGCGTGATCTGGCCTGCCCTGATGGTGGCCAGTCGTGGCGCGCGGCGGGCGATCGACGAGTCGTGGGTGACGATGACGAAGGTCAGCCCGTACTCCCGCCACAGCCCTTCGAGCAGGGACATGATGTCGTCGCGGGTGCCCTCGTCGAGGTTGCCCGTGGGCTCGTCGGCGAGCAGCACCTTCGGCTTCTTGACCAGCGCGCGGGCGATGGCGACGCGCTGCTGCTGCCCGCCGGACAGTTCGGTCGGGACGTGCGTGAGACGCTCGCCGAGGCCCACCGAGCGCAGCGCCTCCGCCGCGCGCTCGCGGCGCTCGGCCGGCTTCACGCCGAGCGGGACCAGGGCCGTCTCGACGTTCTCCTGCGCGGTCAGCGTCGGGATGAGGTTGAACGCCTGGAAGATGATGCCGATCTTCTCGGCGCGCAGCCGGGTCAGCTTGGCCTCGCTGATGGAGGCGAGGTCCACGCCGTCCAGCTCGACGCTGCCCTCGGACGGGCGGTCGAGGCCGCCGATCATCTGCAGCAGCGTCGACTTGCCGCCGCCGGTGGGGCCCTGGATGACGAGCTGGTCGCCGTCCTCGATGGTGAGGTCGACGCCGCGCAGCGCCTCCACCGTGTCCTTGCCGCGGGTGTACCGCTTGGCGACGCCGGTCAGTCTGTACATGGGTTCTCCGTGGTTGAGCGTGAGTGAGGGGGAGTCGGCGCCAGGGCCTAGGAGACGCTGCGCAGGGCGTCGGCCGGACGCATCCGGGAGGCGCGCCAGCCGCCCATGGCGCCGGCGATCAGACCGCCGGTGACCGCCAGGCCCCCCGCGAGGGCGATCGTGGTCACCGAGACCGGCGCGGAGAGCGCGATCTCCATGGTGTTCTGCGTCGACTGCCCGCCGGGACCGCCGCCGCCGGGACCGCCGCCCGCCCCGCCACCGGTGGTGCCGAGCTGGGCGGTGAGCTTCGGGCTGATCATGGTCACCGCGTAGGCGGCCGCCAGGCCCAGACCGATGCCGAGGGCGCCGCCGAGCAGACCGTTGACCATGGACTCGCCGACGACCTGCCGGGTGACCCTGCGGCTGGGCCAGCCGAGCGCCTTGAGGGTGCCGAACTCACGCACCCGGCGGGAGACCGCCGAGGAGGTCAGCAGCGCGGCCACCAGGAAGGCGGCGGCCAGGACCGCGATCGACAGCCACTTGCCGACGCTGGTCGCCAGGTTCGAGGCGGTGGACAGCGAGCCGGAGACGGTGTCGGCGAGGTCGGCGGAGGTGGTGACCGTCGTACCGGAGATGTTCTTCTGGATGGTCGACTTGACGGTCTCGATCTGCTTGGAGTCGGTGGCCTTCACATAGATCGTGGTGACCTGGTTCTTCGCGTCGGCCAGGGTCTGCGCCTGCTTCAGCGGCAGGTAGACGTCGGTCGTGGACTCGCTGCTCTCGGGCGTGGCGATGCCGACGACCTTGTACTTGGTGCCGGAGATCTTGAAGGTCGAGCCGACCTTGTACGTGTTCTCCTTCGCGTACGACTTGCTGAGCACCGCGAGTTTCGCGTTGGTCTGCGTGGCCGTGAACGTCGTGCCCGAGCTGATCGTCGAGCCGGCCAGCGGGCCGAGCGTCTGGTCGGTGACGTCGACGCCGGCGACGGAGTAGGAGTTGACGTCGAAGGAGGCGCCGCCGCCCTGCACCTGCGGCTGGGCGGTGCTGCCGCTGCTGGTGCCACCGCCGGGGCCGCCCTGGTTCTGGGTCTGGCCGCCGGTCGTGCTCTGCGCCTTGCCCTGGGTGAAGGAGCCGTCGACCTTGGTGACGTTCAGGGTGATCGCGCCGACCGCGTTCGCCACGCCCTTCTGCGCGGAGACCTTGGCGACCAGCGAGGACTTCAGGGCCTGGCCGCCCTGGGTCATCACACGGTCCGAACTCTGCTCCGACGAGTCGTCGTCGGACTGGGCGTCGAACTCGAAGTTGGGTCTGCCCGAACTGTTTCCGGTGGGCGCCGACCTGGCCTTGGTGACGGTCATGTCGGTGCCGAGTCCGTACAGCGACTGCAGGACCTTGTCCTGTGCCTGAGCCATGCCGGCCGACACCGAGTTCACGGTGATGACCAGGGCGATTCCGAGCGCCAGACCCAGTGCGATGACCAGAGCCGCCTTCTTGCGCCGGCTCAGTTCGCGCTTGAGATAGATGCCAAACATCCCGTTCCTCGAAGGTTCTTGGCGCCCGCTGTGGGCGCTGCCACAAGCTAGGGAGAAACCTTTGAGTCGTCCTGAGTAATACGTGTGGAGGACCTGAGAATGAAACGTCCGGATTCAGAATTCGGTAAGACAGGTGTTTCCTAAGCTGAGCAGGGCGTACTGCCAGGAAACCCCTGTGGGGTGGGGTGTCACATTGTGAGGAGCGGTCTTTCTTTGAATTCCCTGTCCAGGCGTTCCCTGCTCGCTCTCGCCGCGACGGCCCCGTTGGCCTCCGTGGCGCCCTCTGCCTCCGCGGCGCCCGCTTCCGCTCCGTCGGTCGTCGGCGGAGCGCGGCTGGCCCGCGACGGCGTCCAGGTGCGGGGCGCCACCGGTCTGCCCCGGAAGCTCACCGCCCGCGCCTGGCTGGTCGCCGATCACGACAGCGGCGAGGTGCTGGCCGCCAGTGACGCGCACCGGCGCCTCGCGCCCGCGTCGACGCTGAAGATGCTGTTCGCCGACACCGTGCTCCCGAGGTTCGCGCGGACCGAGCGGTACACGGTGACGGACGCCGACCTGGCCGGCATCCCGGCGGGCTCCAGCCTGGTCGGGATCAAGGCGGGGATCACCTACACCGTCGAGCAGTTGTGGCACGGCGTGTTCCTGCGCTCGGGCAACGACGCGGTGCACGTGCTCGCCCGGATGAACGGCGGGGTGTCGCGCACGGTCGCCGAGATGCAGGCCAGGGCGGCGGACCTGCAGGCCCTGGACACGCGTGTGGTCAGCCCGGACGGCTTCGACCACCCGGGGCAGCGCTCGTCGGCGTACGACCTCACGCTCTTCGCCCGGCACGGGCTGAAGGACGCCGACTTCCGCGCGTACTGCGCGACGAGGACCGCCGACTTCCCGGCGGGCGACGGCAGAACCTTCCAGATCCAGAACACCGACCGGCTGCTGACGGGCGCGTGGGGAGTGCGGACGTACCCGGGCCTGATCGGGGTGAAGAACGGCTACACCAGCAACGCCGGCAACACCTTCACCGGCGCGGCCGTGCGCGGTGGACGGACCCTGCTGGTGACCGTGATGCACCCGGGCAGCGGGAGCGGTTCCGTGTACGAGGAGGCGGCCGCGCTGCTCGACTGGGGCTTCGGGACGGGGAGTTCGGTGCGGCCGGTGGGCACGCTGGTCGAGCCGCTCAGCGAGGGCGGGGCGAGCGCGTCACCCACCCGGCAGGCCGGCGGTAAGGCCGCGCGGGCGGCCGCGGGAGCGCTCGCCGGGGCGTCTGGTGCGCAGCCGGCCGGCACGTCGGCCTGGCGGCTCCTCGAAGGCGCGGTGGGCACGGTCGCCCTGCTGGCGGGCGGGGCGTACGCGGTACGCAGGCGCCGTCCGGCCGTCGGGCGGCGACACCGGCCCTGAGGCCGTCACGGACGGTGTTCCGAGCGGCTCACGGGCGGAGTCACGCGGCGGCGGTTCGACGGTCCGACGACGTCGTGCGGCAGCCGTTCCAGGTACCGGTGCGTACCCCACGATGTCTCGCGAGGGCCACCCCCACCCGGTGCGGTGGAACGGCTGCCGCCTCCCCCCTCGGCATGGTCTGCGGAAGCTCTGTGCTCCAAGTGTGAAGCTCCGGTGGAGGAGGTCAAGAGCATAAGCGCGCTACCGGCCGGTATGGGGCGGAACAATCAACTCCGCTTGTGCAGGTTGAGGGTTTGACCATCTCCGGACCACGACCGGACCACGACCGGACCCACGGTCGGACCACGGCCGGACCGCGTCCCGGACCGCGTCCCGGACCCGTGTTCCGGCCACACGCGGACCGCGTCCGGATCGCGGTCAGCCGCGCCCCACGTACGGCATCGTCGTCGCCAGCACCGTCGCGAACTGCACGTTCGCCTCCAGCGGCAGCGCGGCCATGTGCCGGACCGTGCGCGCCACGTCGGCGACGTCCATCACGGGCTCCGGCGCGATCTCGCCGTTGGCCTGGAGGGCGCCGGTCCCCATCCGCTCCGTCATGTCCGTCGCCGCGTTGCCGATGTCGATCTGCCCGACCGCGATCCGGTACGGCCGCCCGTCCAGCGACAGGGCCTTGGTCAGGCCGGTCAGCGCGTGCTTGGTGGCCGTGTAGGCGGCCGAGTGCGGCCGGGGCGTGTGGGCGGAGATCGAGCCGTTGTTGATGATCCGGCCGCCCTGCGGGTCCTGCTCCTTCATCTGCCGGTAGGCGGCCTGCGCGCACAGGAACGCGCCGTTCAGGTTGGTGTCGACGACGTGCCGCCAGGCCTCGTAGGGCAGTTCCTCGACCGGCACCCCGCCGGGGCCGAACGTCCCCGCGTTGTTGAACAACAGGTCGACCCGTCCGAAGCGCTCCACGGTCGCGGTGAACAGCGCCGCCACGTCCTCGGGCCGGGACACGTCCGTGCGTACGGCGATCGAGGCGGCCTCGGGGGCCAGCGCCGCCGTCTCCTCCAGGGGCTGTGGACGACGGCCGGCCAGCGCCACCGACCAGCCCGCGCGGAGCAGTTCCACGGCGACCGCGCGGCCGATGCCGGAGCCGGCCCCGGTCACCACGGCGACCCGCGGCCGCCCCCCGCCGTCCCGCTCGCCGCCGTCCCGCCCGTCCATCCGATTGGCATTCATGAGGCCGCAGCGTAGGGGAGGAGCGGCCCTCGGGCACGGCGGCCGGGTCCCGTCGTCGGTCCGCCATTCGGGACGCCCGCGTCCGCCGTCCGGGTGCTGTGCGCGCGACACCGCGTGTCGTCCCGGGCCGCCCTCCGGCCTCCTCCCTCAACTGTCGGGGGAGGACAGAATGACAATCACAGCATTTACGTCAGGGCGGGTCCACGCGGGACACGCTCCCGAAGTACGGGCCGCCGCCCGCCACATCGGCCGCCGCCGCTTCCTGAGCGCCACCGGCGCGGCCGTCGCGCTCGCCTTCGCCGTCGACCTGCCCGCCACCGGGGTGGCGGGCGCCGCCGAACTCGACACGGCGCGGATCGGCACCCACCCCTTCACCCTCGGCGTGGCCTCGGGCGACCCGCGGCCCGACTCGGTGGTCCTGTGGACCCGGCTGGCACCCCTGCCGTACCAGCCCGACGGCGGACTGCCCGCCGAACGGATCGCCGTCGACTGGGAGGTGGCCCGGGACGAGACGTTCGCCACCGTCGTCGCCCGGGGCACCGCCACCGCGCACCCCGAGTTCCACCACACCGTGCACGTGGAGGTCGAGGCCCTCGACCCCGGCCGCGTCTACTACTACCGCTTCCGCACCGGCACCTGGCTCAGCGAGACCGGCCGCACCCGCACCGCGCCCGCCGCGGACAGCGCCGTCTCACAGCTCACCTTCGCCACCGTCGCCTGCCAGGCCTACCACGACGGGTACTTCACCGCGCACCGCCATCTCGCCCAGGACGACGTCGACCTGGTCTTCCACCTCGGCGACTACCTGTACGAGTACGCGGTCGACTCGGCCGGCGGCGCCCGCGGCTACACCGACCGGGTGCTCCCGTCCCTGTTCGACCACGAAGCCGCGACGCTGGAGGACTACCGGCTGCGCTACGCCCTCTACAAGACGGACCCCGACCTGCGGGCCGCGCACGCCGCGCACCCCTTCGTGGTCACCTGGGACGACCACGAGACCGAGAACAACTACGCCGGCGACCATCCCGAGAACGCCGTCTCCACACCGGAGTTCCTGCTGCGCCGCGCCGCCGCCTACCGCGCGTACTGGGAGAACCAGCCGCTGCGCCTGCCGCAGCTTCCAGCCGGCCCCGACATGCGGCTCTACCGGCGGCTGAACTGGGGCGCGCTCGCCCAGTTCGACGTCCTCGACACCCGCCAGTACCGCTCCGACCAGGCCTACGGCGACGTCCCGCACGTCCCCGGCCCCGAGACGGCGGACCCGTCGCGCACCCTGACCGGGACCACGCAGGAACGCTGGCTGCTCGACGGCTGGCGCGACTCCCGCGCCCTGTGGAACGTCATGCCGCAGCAGGTCTGCTTCTCCCAGCGCAAGATGGATCTCAACCCGGCCGCGAAGGTCTCCATGGACGCCTGGGACGGCTACCCGGCCGCCCGCCGCCGCATCCTCGACGGCGCCAAGGCGGCCGGCGTCGAGAATTTGATGGTGCTCACCGGGGACGTGCACGTCGGGTACGCCTTCGACGTCAAGGACGACTTCGACGACCCGGCGTCCCGCACCCTGGGCACGGAGATCGTGGCCACCTCCGTCGCCAGCGGCAAGGACGGCTCCGACCGGCCCGCGAACTGGGCCACCTACATGACCGCCAACCCGCACCTGAAGTTCTACAACGGCCGTCGCGGCTACGCGCGCGTCACCCTCGGACAGACCCAGGCCCGCGCCGACTTCCGGACGGTGCCGTACGTGACCACGCCGGGGGCGACGGTCACGACGGCCGCGTCCTTCGTGACGGAGGTGGGCGACCAGGGGCTCAAGCCGGCGTGAGACCCGGCTCGTTCGCCTCCGAGGGGTAGCGGACGCCGATGCGGTCCCGGATCGCGTCGAGCGTCCGCATCACGGCGAGCGTGCCCTCCAGCGGGACCAGCGGCGACTCCGTCTCGCCCGCGCGCAGGGCCCGCATCACCTCACGCGCCTCGTGCTTGAGGCTGCTGCGCGGGCCGTCCGCCGCGTCGGCCGCGAACTCCTCGGGCTCGCGGCCGTCCCGGTGCAGCACGAAACGGTCCGGGTGGAAGAAGCCGTACGGGATGTCGATACGGCCCCGCGAGCCGGTGACGGAGGCGGTGGTGGCGGTGCCGC
It includes:
- a CDS encoding DoxX family membrane protein, whose protein sequence is MTTFDRRDLGLLLLRLGTGGVLAAHGAQKLFGWFGGHGLEGTGQFFESVGYAPGKASATAAGLAEAGGGTLLALGLATPAAGAAAAGAMTGAAAVHAPNGFFNQSGGYEYAAALGLTAAGLAITGPGRLSLDHALGHAVNRSWMVPAAFAVTGLATALVVGARNKRLRKAEEGEQEALFDEEAALYRD
- a CDS encoding nuclear transport factor 2 family protein: MTIQTARLSDPAVRAFVSAVNAHDRDRFLALLAPDATMADDGSDRELTDWIDREIFSSHGHLEVDRESQGGRALLARYSNDTWGEMRTRWSFTVGDDGRISRFETGQA
- a CDS encoding aldo/keto reductase, with the protein product METTRTLGRGRIDVSPLGFGCWAIGGEWQDAGGQPLGWGKVDDDESVRAIHRALDLGVTFFDTADVYGTGHSERVLGRALGKRRADVVVATKWGNLFDEGTRTLTGQDASPGHARAALTASLGRLGTDHVDLYQLHLSDAHPEQAARLREACEEFVREGLIRAYAWSTDDPDRAAVFAEGAHCAAVQHALNVLRDAPAMIALCEESGLASINRSPLAMGLLAGKRRARQALEPGDIRSRPPAWLEGFEDGTGADPEWLGRIDALREILTSGGRTLAQGALAWIWARSPRTVPIPGFRSVAQAEENAGAIAKGPLTAEQSAEIDRILGR
- a CDS encoding ABC transporter ATP-binding protein — translated: MYRLTGVAKRYTRGKDTVEALRGVDLTIEDGDQLVIQGPTGGGKSTLLQMIGGLDRPSEGSVELDGVDLASISEAKLTRLRAEKIGIIFQAFNLIPTLTAQENVETALVPLGVKPAERRERAAEALRSVGLGERLTHVPTELSGGQQQRVAIARALVKKPKVLLADEPTGNLDEGTRDDIMSLLEGLWREYGLTFVIVTHDSSIARRAPRLATIRAGQITLTEQAVRS
- a CDS encoding ABC transporter permease translates to MFGIYLKRELSRRKKAALVIALGLALGIALVITVNSVSAGMAQAQDKVLQSLYGLGTDMTVTKARSAPTGNSSGRPNFEFDAQSDDDSSEQSSDRVMTQGGQALKSSLVAKVSAQKGVANAVGAITLNVTKVDGSFTQGKAQSTTGGQTQNQGGPGGGTSSGSTAQPQVQGGGASFDVNSYSVAGVDVTDQTLGPLAGSTISSGTTFTATQTNAKLAVLSKSYAKENTYKVGSTFKISGTKYKVVGIATPESSESTTDVYLPLKQAQTLADAKNQVTTIYVKATDSKQIETVKSTIQKNISGTTVTTSADLADTVSGSLSTASNLATSVGKWLSIAVLAAAFLVAALLTSSAVSRRVREFGTLKALGWPSRRVTRQVVGESMVNGLLGGALGIGLGLAAAYAVTMISPKLTAQLGTTGGGAGGGPGGGGPGGQSTQNTMEIALSAPVSVTTIALAGGLAVTGGLIAGAMGGWRASRMRPADALRSVS
- a CDS encoding D-alanyl-D-alanine carboxypeptidase family protein encodes the protein MNSLSRRSLLALAATAPLASVAPSASAAPASAPSVVGGARLARDGVQVRGATGLPRKLTARAWLVADHDSGEVLAASDAHRRLAPASTLKMLFADTVLPRFARTERYTVTDADLAGIPAGSSLVGIKAGITYTVEQLWHGVFLRSGNDAVHVLARMNGGVSRTVAEMQARAADLQALDTRVVSPDGFDHPGQRSSAYDLTLFARHGLKDADFRAYCATRTADFPAGDGRTFQIQNTDRLLTGAWGVRTYPGLIGVKNGYTSNAGNTFTGAAVRGGRTLLVTVMHPGSGSGSVYEEAAALLDWGFGTGSSVRPVGTLVEPLSEGGASASPTRQAGGKAARAAAGALAGASGAQPAGTSAWRLLEGAVGTVALLAGGAYAVRRRRPAVGRRHRP
- a CDS encoding SDR family oxidoreductase, whose product is MNANRMDGRDGGERDGGGRPRVAVVTGAGSGIGRAVAVELLRAGWSVALAGRRPQPLEETAALAPEAASIAVRTDVSRPEDVAALFTATVERFGRVDLLFNNAGTFGPGGVPVEELPYEAWRHVVDTNLNGAFLCAQAAYRQMKEQDPQGGRIINNGSISAHTPRPHSAAYTATKHALTGLTKALSLDGRPYRIAVGQIDIGNAATDMTERMGTGALQANGEIAPEPVMDVADVARTVRHMAALPLEANVQFATVLATTMPYVGRG
- a CDS encoding alkaline phosphatase; its protein translation is MTITAFTSGRVHAGHAPEVRAAARHIGRRRFLSATGAAVALAFAVDLPATGVAGAAELDTARIGTHPFTLGVASGDPRPDSVVLWTRLAPLPYQPDGGLPAERIAVDWEVARDETFATVVARGTATAHPEFHHTVHVEVEALDPGRVYYYRFRTGTWLSETGRTRTAPAADSAVSQLTFATVACQAYHDGYFTAHRHLAQDDVDLVFHLGDYLYEYAVDSAGGARGYTDRVLPSLFDHEAATLEDYRLRYALYKTDPDLRAAHAAHPFVVTWDDHETENNYAGDHPENAVSTPEFLLRRAAAYRAYWENQPLRLPQLPAGPDMRLYRRLNWGALAQFDVLDTRQYRSDQAYGDVPHVPGPETADPSRTLTGTTQERWLLDGWRDSRALWNVMPQQVCFSQRKMDLNPAAKVSMDAWDGYPAARRRILDGAKAAGVENLMVLTGDVHVGYAFDVKDDFDDPASRTLGTEIVATSVASGKDGSDRPANWATYMTANPHLKFYNGRRGYARVTLGQTQARADFRTVPYVTTPGATVTTAASFVTEVGDQGLKPA